The window GCTGATTTGGTTCTGCGAGGCCTCTTGTGCGGCTGCGATGGCCTCGAGCCGTTCGTTCGTTCGTGTTTCCTGGCCATCAAGACGACCGAGAATGACCTGCATCATATCGTCGAGTCTGTTTCTTTGTACAGGTAAGGGGAGAGTGGCGCTGGGGAGCGTTGGTGAGAGCGGCGGTTAGGAGAGCAGCGGCGTGGGTAACCAGCTGGTCTGCGACAGGACCGGCTCCGGCGTGCGCAGCTACGGGAGGCTCAGAGGACGTGTCAGGCGCCGGCGGAGAGACTGTGCTCGGCAGTGGGCCCTCGTCTGGGCTCGGCAGGGAGCCTTCGGTTGGGCTTGGCAGGGAGCTCGGCAGGGAGCTCGGCAGGGAGCTTGGCAGGGAGCTCGGCAGGGAGCTCGGCAGGGAGCTTGGCAGGGAGCTCGGCAGGGAACTCGGCAGGGGGACAGTTCGCGTTCTCGTTCGACCCCATCGCTGCCCCGTTGGCTGCTCCGTTGCTTCGTCGAAGTTTTCGCTGGGGTTCGTCATGACTTTTGAGATTTCGAAGAAGTGAGGATCGTGGGTTTTGATTCGTCAAAAGAAACGCTTTACTCtggccccacggtgggcgccaattgtttgtaccgggggattacacagtttaaacaaataagatTTAGTGGGAAAGAGCGAGCAAGTTctttattaatcggggaaaacgtgagatcgtcacttaaacAAGTCGAAttagagcttgttagttcacagacgaactagtaagcttaaaatgacgaactgaaaacaagacgaattatacgaaagataatagcagttttcgatgcaaagtattgctctgtgggtattgtccgcgggtcaggatgatgatcccaataaatgcttTATCCTTTTATAGGAGACTGTTGACCTAGGGGAGTCTAGGGTTTCCTTCAtaaattcccgagattgcccttttgCGGGAATTAATGACTTGCTTCCAATCTCGTTAGACCGAGAATGCAACTAATGAGTTtcgttgggccgagtggcatattgggcgtagcCCATATCCGACAAGGGGTGCAAGTTATCATAGAACAGAGGTATAGTTTCATAAAGACACTCACCATATTTGCCCACGATTCCCGCCTTATTCGTTCTCTTggtctaaaaagtaaaaacccacatgaaaaagaaatgaaaacttTTAGGTCACACAATATAACAAGTGCAGAAATTCACGAATTAATGTATTTCacgtatttgtttattaaaatcGTGATTTGGAGAAATTGATTCAGGTTTTCATGgacgataaagaaaaaaaaaagtcaccaTTGTCGCTGGAAAAGTGGACAAGAGGCAGCTATGCGGAGAAGAAAGGGCAAAGTTGGCGGAGGATGTAAGTTATAGACACACGTAAGGAACACTAGGGTTTCATGCTTCAACGTTTAAGCCCATTTTGATATTCCTTGCATAGCATTCACTAAAGCCCAATATTGCAATGCAATTAAATCGCCACGTCATCATCATACGTGAATTGGTTTGACTCTTTGACTCTTTCGTTATTGCAAGTTATCACTTCCTAAGCTTGGAGATGTGGGATACAAATACATTTGATATAAATTTCTCTAACTGAAATAAAACTTTGTACAATATTTATCAGTATAATCCAAAAATCTGAGTTCTTTACGCTTTTAACCATTACTCCGCCTTCTGAACCTTCATGATCTCGGTTGGGGTTAAGTTGCTTTCCCGTAACTCCTACATGTGAAGTTGAAGCCTCTCATCTTCTGCATCAATGCGACTTTTTTTCCAAGATTTTTGTTCCTATAAAGATGAACCCACCTGGAGTTTTGCCAATTGTTCTTGTCGCCGGCCTAAGAAGAACGCTGTGACTATCCATATTAAACACACCTGTGAAAAAAACAATGGAGACTTGTTGAGGAGTTTCATGGAGAACTCATACACAAAGAACTGTCTGAAAGTAGGAAGCTTTTTATCATACTGGCAAGGCATAGAGTGAAGCAGTTGATGTTTGACCGCCAAGAGCAATGGTAAGGACTTCAAATAGTCCCGCAGCTGCAGCATCTCCAAGTCGTTGAACAATCACGTCTATGCATACCTGAAACCATGGAGCaaagaatgagaaagaaaaCCAAGTGTAACTTTTCCTTTTAGCAGAACCGATTTTCAATCTAAAGTTGAGAAAACGATAGATGCAGTACCTTAGCTTTGTATTTCTCGTCTTGTGAGACAACGGTGAACAAGAGTTCCCTTCCAGGTCTAGTTACAACATAAGTTGTCACCTACCAAGTTGTAAAATGTGCAAGTGCAATTAATGAAACAGTAaggcaaaagagagagattgatgtAAACCACAGACCTTTCTCAAGGTTTCAGACACAGCAACTGTAACCCAAGTTGGCCATATGGCAATAGCAACCAAATTCCCAAGTGCAACAAATGGAGATGCAGATATTGCAATCGTGACACCGGCTATAGTCAAGATCCGGCCCTGTAAGATTTAGTAGACGAACAAATATATGTGGACCATGATAAGAAAACTTCCAGGTATGGTGAATCAGTGTGTGAATTTTGTCTCGTATATAACATACCGTTAGAGTCAGTTGTCCAATGAGTATGAAAACTGCAACGAAGCTGTTTATCTGGGCAAACAGTTTTCTTCGACCAAGGGAAGATGTGATTGTCGCAGCAATTATATTTACTTTCTGCAGTAAAATTCATTTCATCAGTAAAACAGTAAGAGTTCAGCTTTCTTTTAGACACTCCAAGAAAACAAAGGAATTTTGAAGGAACAGCTTGTATCAGAAGCGATATAGTTTGCACGCACTAGAAACAAAGggattttttaatctttatctGGTGAATATTGTTCAAACGGCTGTTGAAGAACGAGGAGTCTTGGTTACTAGGAAGGCAAATGAATAGTATATAACAGGGTAAAAGGCGGTTCACGTGACAAGCTTACTATTGCATCGTCAGCTATTTTTGATAATACCTTCACGTGATTTAGCTAATCTTATATCtgaaaatcatttaaaatacaAAGATTTGTCTTACTTGGAAATAGAAGAATGAGGAGATGACCGCACCAAGCCAAAGGAACAGAGACACGAGCAAAAGATAAGGCGATGCTAGTATAAGTCTCATTCCGTCTAAGATGGCCCAAAGCTGGGGTCTGGATGTGGAGATAGGCGATTTAGGAGAAGCAGCTTTTGGAGAACCAatttttggagaagaagcttcCTGTATTCTCTCACTTTGATGATCATTATCAGTTCTCCTAACATAAATGAAACCAAAGATCAAATTCTTGACCAACAATGAGAATAATTGAGTCAAAATCACACTAGAAATCTAAGACTTATAGCCAAATATTCCAAACTTAAGATGGGAAAatgtagcaaaaaaaaagaggtggGTTTGAAAATCATATTCATCTTTCATATATGGAGAAAAATTGTAGCTTAGCTAACCTTAGAGGAGACAACTCCTCAGAGGACTGGGTAATATCATTGGTGATCCCTTTTGAAGACTGTGCAGCAAACTCCATCAAAAGAGCAGCAAATAGAAGTAGATCTGTAATGAACATCAAATTGAGTTTCAAATCAACATGTCATAAGAAGATATATCTATCATCTAGGTACTTATATAATAAACAGAACAATCATCAGAAAATGTGATGCCTACATGGACCCATCCAAGCAGTCGTAGCAGCAAACACTGATCCAAAAAGCTGTCCAAGGGTAGCACCAGCACCAACAAAACCGAACAATCTTGCACCTGACTGGATTTAAGAATACGTTATGCTAGGAAACAATACCCAACTCTTcaaaaatatagttaaaagGAAGCAGAAACTACCTCACTATCCATAACGTCTATAATCCTAGCCCATGTTGAAGATATAGCCACGAGATTGAGCAACGCAACCTAGGAATCAAATAAAATGTAATGTATACAGCTACATTCAAAGGACTTGGATGTTAAAGAGTGAGTTAGTCATACCCAaaggaaaaatccaactcgAACAGAAATGTAAAACCAGCCATGGTTGTCCCATCCAGTAGCAGGAATAGCTCCATCGATACCAAATTTTGGATCTTTTGTTAGACTGGATGACGAAACGACTGCATCCTTTGAAGCAGTAGTATGTGTTAAACCA is drawn from Camelina sativa cultivar DH55 chromosome 8, Cs, whole genome shotgun sequence and contains these coding sequences:
- the LOC104708584 gene encoding uncharacterized protein LOC104708584 isoform X1, giving the protein MAGRFRLEAVVSSIVTVHPHEIPALLHSSSCFFFILSAYFVVLPLRDEGAISLGLSKLPGLFVGSLFLTLIAAPLSTLIFSLPNLSKSKALVIIHRFFSLSLVLCFLLWRASPTESNSKDAVVSSSSLTKDPKFGIDGAIPATGWDNHGWFYISVRVGFFLWVALLNLVAISSTWARIIDVMDSESGARLFGFVGAGATLGQLFGSVFAATTAWMGPYLLLFAALLMEFAAQSSKGITNDITQSSEELSPLRRTDNDHQSERIQEASSPKIGSPKAASPKSPISTSRPQLWAILDGMRLILASPYLLLVSLFLWLGAVISSFFYFQKVNIIAATITSSLGRRKLFAQINSFVAVFILIGQLTLTGRILTIAGVTIAISASPFVALGNLVAIAIWPTWVTVAVSETLRKVTTYVVTRPGRELLFTVVSQDEKYKAKVCIDVIVQRLGDAAAAGLFEVLTIALGGQTSTASLYALPVCLIWIVTAFFLGRRQEQLAKLQELRESNLTPTEIMKVQKAE
- the LOC104708584 gene encoding uncharacterized protein LOC104708584 isoform X2; this translates as MAGRFRLEAVVSSIVTVHPHEIPALLHSSSCFFFILSAYFVVLPLRDEGAISLGLSKLPGLFVGSLFLTLIAAPLSTLIFSLPNLSKSKALVIIHRFFSLSLVLCFLLWRASPTESNSKDAVVSSSSLTKDPKFGIDGAIPATGWDNHGWFYISVRVGFFLWVALLNLVAISSTWARIIDVMDSESGARLFGFVGAGATLGQLFGSVFAATTAWMGPYLLLFAALLMEFAAQSSKGITNDITQSSEELSPLRRTDNDHQSERIQEASSPKIGSPKAASPKSPISTSRPQLWAILDGMRLILASPYLLLVSLFLWLGAVISSFFYFQKVNIIAATITSSLGRRKLFAQINSFVAVFILIGQLTLTPVSRLQYLHLHLLHLGIWLLLPYGQLGLQLLCLKP